Proteins co-encoded in one Theileria equi strain WA chromosome 3, complete sequence genomic window:
- a CDS encoding choline/ethanolamine kinase, putative (encoded by transcript BEWA_003710A) codes for MEDLKDQQVDASARVDLTELEKDDFSGLKDLCIKHVPFWASVSRGQIRVKLMAQVLTNRLYRADLMEGDSVLHSLIVKRFNVFGSVINNADTQIETFELLGENDLGPRIFYRFRDVIIQEFIVGNTLERLSLLNLSCLTSMASELARFHKSATAIAPPHWDRNPVVLRTVNTWLPEARKVVEANGNFLDIDGLERKVGEFRAILDAHLKASDSYANKVLFCHNDLYYKNLLNTPHGVRLIDFDYAGFNYVGAEVAKVIDQLDIQYMEDDDDIVEYDVIGVTDEMKAIFAGIYLSEALEKNVLPSDEMVKDFLTSVRIHTLGSALFWSLWGLLMLGQPVSVLNVPQAFYRQYSKLFLKYYDDVLSGLKKDGLV; via the coding sequence ATGGAGGATTTAAAGGACCAACAAGTTGATGCATCAGCTAGAGTCGATCTGACTGAGCTGGAGAAGGACGACTTTTCGGGTCTAAAGGACCTCTGCATAAAGCACGTGCCCTTTTGGGCATCGGTTTCTAGGGGCCAGATCCGGGTAAAGTTAATGGCTCAAGTCCTGACCAACAGGCTCTACAGAGCCGATCTTATGGAAGGAGACTCCGTTCTGCACAGCCTAATCGTCAAGCGCTTTAATGTCTTTGGCTCTGTGATTAATAATGCAGACACCCAGATTGAGACTTTTGAACTTTTGGGGGAGAATGACTTGGGACCGAGGATATTTTACAGGTTCAGGGACGTTATTATTCAGGAGTTTATCGTAGGGAACACGCTGGAAAGGTTGTCCTTGCTAAACCTCTCGTGTTTGACCTCAATGGCCTCGGAGCTTGCGAGGTTCCACAAGTCTGCAACTGCCATTGCACCTCCTCACTGGGACCGCAATCCAGTCGTTTTGAGGACTGTAAACACTTGGCTTCCAGAGGCTAGGAAGGTCGTCGAGGCAAACGGCAATTTTCTGGACATTGATGGCCTTGAGAGAAAAGTCGGTGAGTTCAGGGCGATCCTGGATGCCCATCTGAAGGCCTCGGATTCCTACGCCAACAAGGTCCTCTTCTGCCACAATGATCTCTACTACAAGAACCTGCTGAACACCCCTCACGGAGTCCGTCTCATTGACTTTGACTACGCAGGGTTCAACTACGTTGGCGCTGAAGTCGCCAAGGTGATTGACCAGCTGGACATTCAGtacatggaggatgacgATGACATTGTAGAGTATGATGTGATTGGAGTTACGGATGAAATGAAGGCTATTTTCGCGGGCATCTACCTCTCGGAGGCACTCGAGAAGAATGTACTGCCATCCGATGAAATGGTCAAGGACTTTTTAACCTCGGTGAGAATACATACGCTGGGAAGCGCCCTGTTTTGGTCTCTTTGGGGACTGCTGATGCTAGGGCAACCGGTGTCAGTTTTGAATGTACCGCAGGCATTTTATCGCCAGTACTCCAAACTCTTTTTGAAGTACTATGATGACGTCCTAAGTGGGctcaagaaggatggaCTTGTCTAA
- a CDS encoding hypothetical protein (encoded by transcript BEWA_003720A), giving the protein MDQRLVVWDIQPFCHGDNRMIATLFGPTHNAEMNLIRARWGKNTLVCSGSADHMVYVLDSKDQRLLYKLPGHLGSVNDVCMHPNEPIIASASSDKCVYLGELA; this is encoded by the coding sequence ATGGACCAAAGATTGGTAGTTTGGGACATTCAGCCATTTTGTCACGGGGACAACCGTATGATCGCAACACTATTTGGGCCAACTCACAATGCAGAAATGAATCTAATTCGAGCTCGTTGGGGTAAAAATACGTTGGTATGCAGTGGTTCTGCAGACCACATGGTATACGTTTTGGATTCTAAAGATCAGAGACTGCTATATAAGCTACCAGGTCATCTAGGATCGGTAAATGACGTCTGCATGCATCCTAATGAACCGATTATTGCATCTGCTAGCTCCGACAAGTGTGTTTACCTCGGAGAATTGGCATGA